Proteins encoded in a region of the Anopheles aquasalis chromosome 2, idAnoAquaMG_Q_19, whole genome shotgun sequence genome:
- the LOC126581399 gene encoding centrosomal protein of 104 kDa isoform X2 — MARKVPFKVVFATDEDTEYPASELNSHSPTVHGWRSNADSTVNPKEIVLRFLNPARIVRIQVLAHQYYIPERIELWIHYSSKSAPSTPSSQSFEYMGFVALSDNASTNFTSRELQSVAVTPRIGSHLKLRLGPAHPNQFNKDNQVALLAINILGEELSAEELASLQGNAASLLTAVPANIDILNSSLASACDDLSYSMYVEESICDVVRKMEILKIQAVQDERFEYARKLKLCMGALRTAGERLGRYALAKRQAVQAEDFTTARLRKEQIEMYRKAVFEQLRVELLLQSDKSITSNDSCSELYASKPTLPSPPSLQDVASALSSEVNLPHAHHLHTQANLQLESSSKPHATTANDATDSNSASNSTATTTASASSASGSSTVKPEGRNSQASLGRPEDGVQNSPLLSHKGRSPMRSPTNTGSLRRRNRSTPRNSYEDYDERAIPTLGTHTNDFLRECQGAAMIEQDGGKIRCKLNDRERRQAALPILIFGMELVELIYSRQFTDREEGLIRLRGILKQEIEPEPQLQAAQAGPNKICRGATLLLHRGVRDAVFSTFSQATETVRSLFMEFVPNRVIGSEVARSVDRLLPELLSKSGDPSARVHTLAQHTILSIAACPEVREQHLIAPALSRPVGNGTHPRLALSRMQMLEQLVLSQGISNDKQSGLACRILSEAGCSGIHHPAESVRKVAERVLLLVYKVNPRLVRKQLPPDDDITRRNLLYRQLFSEFDKIDLQRKKEMLENKQFYGPTASFAGICSPPMSGSSKSSPPVEIRSKNQRYDGRTIDTHSSPVRRLDATTAGIIKSKSGHAIGHHGHWTTVAGAGLGASCGSAGDDSTGNNRDSHGSTYYDKLDTGTSNGRLSNGKNAASAAARQKLTQHKTNMYDSTIGFLPGSGTENGTGSRKSSNSDSFDGIESEIRCPFCDWICHGDPSQLDKHYWKACPVLTKCPQCSQILEVAALTGHLVNECEAKMSYLSCERCTESVHKDLYECHLMEDFCRELTTGAARCPLCHDDVLLPLDGGWKRHLLSRAGCLGNTRRRVEPQ, encoded by the exons ATGGCTCGCAAAGTTCCCTTCAAGGTGGTGTTTGCCACAG ACGAGGATACCGAGTATCCGGCCAGCGAACTGAACAGCCACAGCCCGACGGTGCACGGATGGCGCTCGAACGCGGACAGCACCGTTAATCCGAAGGAAATCGTCCTCCGCTTCCTCAACCCGGCCCGTATCGTTCGGATACAGGTGCTGGCCCACCAGTACTACATCC CGGAACGCATCGAACTATGGATACACTATTCCAGCAAAAGTGCTCCAAGCACTCCGTCCAGCCAGAGCTTCGAGTATATGGGGTTTGTGGCGCTTTCCGACAATGCCAGCACCAACTTCACTTCGCGCGAGCTGCAGAGTGTAGCCGTTACGCCAAGGATCGGTTCACATCTGAAGCTCCGGCTCGGACCGGCCCATCCGAATCAGTTCAACAAGGACAACCAGGTGGCACTGCTGGCCATCAACATACTGGGTGAGGAGCTGTCGGCCGAGGAGCTCGCTTCGTTGCAAGGTAATGCGGCAAGCTTGCTGACCGCGGTGCCGGCCAACATTGACATCCTGAACAGTAGCCTGGCGTCGGCCTGCGATGATCTCTCGTATTCCATGTACGTCGAGGAGAGTATCTGCGATGTGGTGCGCAAGATGGAGATCCTCAAGATTCAGGCCGTACAAG aTGAACGATTCGAGTACGCGCGGAAGCTGAAGCTTTGTATGGGAGCACTCCGCACGGCGGGTGAACGTTTGGGACGGTATGCGCTGGCCAAGCGGCAGGCAGTGCAGGCCGAGGACTTTACCACCGCCCGGTTGCGCAAGGAGCAGATCGAGATGTATCGGAAGGCCGTGTTTGAGCAGCTGCgcgttgagctgctgctgcagagtgACAAGAGCATCACGAGTAATGATTCCTGTTCGGAGCTGTACGCTTCTAAACCGACGTTGCCTTCACCGCCCAGCTTGCAGGATGTGGCCAGTGCGCTCTCCAGCGAAGTTAACCTTCCGCACGCCCACCACCTACACACTCAAGCCAACCTGCAGCTGGAGAGCTCCTCGAAACCACACGCGACCACAGCGAACGATGCAACCGACTCCAACTCCGCCAGCAACtcaacggcgacgaccacggcaTCGGCTTCCAGTGCGAGCGGCAGCAGTACGGTgaaaccggaaggaaggaactcTCAGGCGAGCTTGGGGCGTCCGGAGGATGGAGTACAGAATTCGCCTCTCCTAAGCCACAAAGGCCGCTCGCCGATGCGTTCGCCAACAAACACCGGCTCCTTGCGGAGACGTAACCGAAGCACACCACGGAACAGCTACGAGGATTACGATGAGCGTGCGATTCCGACCCTGGG GACACACACGAATGACTTTCTACGCGAGTGCCAGGGTGCGGCCATGATCGAGCAGGACGGTGGCAAGATCCGCTGCAAGCtgaacgatcgcgaacggCGCCAGGCAGCGCTACCGATACTGATCTTCGGCATGGAGCTCGTGGAGCTGATCTACTCACGACAGTTTACCGATCGCGAGGAGGGGCTGATACGGCTACGGGGCATTCTGAAGCAAGAGATTGAACCGGAACCTCAGCTGCAGGCGGCGCAGGCGGGCCCGAATAAGATATGCCGCGGTGCGACCCTGCTACTGCATCGCGGTGTACGCGATGCCGTGTTTTCGACCTTCAGCCAGGCCACGGAAACGGTGCGAAGTCTCTTCATGGAGTTTGTTCCAAATCG CGTTATCGGAAGTGAGGTGGCTCGATCGGTGGATCGATTACTGCCGGAGCTGCTCTCGAAGAGTGGTGATCCGTCGGCCCGCGTCCATACACTCGCGCAACATACGATCCTGAGCATTGCGGCCTGTCCGGAGGTACGGGAACAGCATCTGATTGCTCCGGCACTGTCGCGTCCGGTTGGTAATGGGACACATCCGCGGTTGGCCCTCAGCCGTATGCAGATGCTCGAGCAGCTTGTCCTCAGCCAGGGCATCTCGAACGACAAACAGAGCGGGCTCGCCTGTCGCATTCTCTCTGAAGCCGGTTGCTCCGGTATACACCATCCGGCGGAATCGGTACGTAAGGTGGCGGAAcgggtgttgctgctggtgtacaaGGTGAATCCACGGTTGGTGCGCAAACAGCTTCCACCGGATGATGATATAACGAGGCGGAACCTTCTCTACCGGCAGCTGTTTTCTGAGTTTGATAAAATTGATCTGCAG CGCAAAAaggaaatgttggaaaacaaacaattctaTGGACCGAccgcttcgttcgctggcaTCTGCTCGCCGCCAATGTCGGGCAGCTCAAAGAGCTCACCACCGGTGGAGATCCGGAGCAAGAACCAGCGCTACGATGGGCGTACGATT GACACTCACTCGAGCCCGGTCCGCCGGTTGGACGCGACGACGGCCGGTATCATCAAGAGCAAAAGTGGACACGCTATCGGACACCATGGTCACTGGACGACGGTGGCTGGCGCTGGACTCGGGGCAAGCTGCGgcagtgctggtgatgattcCACCGGTAACAACCGCGACAGCCATGGGTCCACGTACTACGATAAACTGGATACGGGTACGAGCAACGGAAGGCTGAGTAATGGAAAGAACGccgccagtgctgctgctcgtcagaAGTTGACCCAGCATAAGACCAACATGTACGATAGCACGATTGGCTTTCTGCCGGGCTCGGGCACCGAAAATGGTACAGGATCGCGCAAAAGCTCCAACTCGGATTCATTCGATGgcattgaaagtgaaat CCGATGCCCGTTTTGTGATTGGATTTGTCACGGCGATCCGTCGCAGCTCGATAAGCACTACTGGAAGGCGTGCCCGGTGCTAACCAAGTGTCCACAGTGTAGCCAGATACTGGAAGTGGCCGCCCTCACCGGACATCTCGTTA atGAGTGTGAAGCCAAGATGAGCTACTTGTCGTGTGAAAGGTGCACGGAATCCGTTCACAAGGACCTTTACGAGTGCCATCTGATGGAGGATTTTTGCCGGG AACTCACAACAGGAGCTGCGCGATGTCCGCTATGCCatgatgatgtgctgctgccactggatggtggatggaagCGACATTTGCTGAGCCGTGCCGGTTGTCTTGGCAATACCAGGCGCCGAGTGGAGCCACAGTGA
- the LOC126581399 gene encoding centrosomal protein of 104 kDa isoform X1 produces the protein MARKVPFKVVFATDEDTEYPASELNSHSPTVHGWRSNADSTVNPKEIVLRFLNPARIVRIQVLAHQYYIPERIELWIHYSSKSAPSTPSSQSFEYMGFVALSDNASTNFTSRELQSVAVTPRIGSHLKLRLGPAHPNQFNKDNQVALLAINILGEELSAEELASLQGNAASLLTAVPANIDILNSSLASACDDLSYSMYVEESICDVVRKMEILKIQAVQDERFEYARKLKLCMGALRTAGERLGRYALAKRQAVQAEDFTTARLRKEQIEMYRKAVFEQLRVELLLQSDKSITSNDSCSELYASKPTLPSPPSLQDVASALSSEVNLPHAHHLHTQANLQLESSSKPHATTANDATDSNSASNSTATTTASASSASGSSTVKPEGRNSQASLGRPEDGVQNSPLLSHKGRSPMRSPTNTGSLRRRNRSTPRNSYEDYDERAIPTLGTHTNDFLRECQGAAMIEQDGGKIRCKLNDRERRQAALPILIFGMELVELIYSRQFTDREEGLIRLRGILKQEIEPEPQLQAAQAGPNKICRGATLLLHRGVRDAVFSTFSQATETVRSLFMEFVPNRVIGSEVARSVDRLLPELLSKSGDPSARVHTLAQHTILSIAACPEVREQHLIAPALSRPVGNGTHPRLALSRMQMLEQLVLSQGISNDKQSGLACRILSEAGCSGIHHPAESVRKVAERVLLLVYKVNPRLVRKQLPPDDDITRRNLLYRQLFSEFDKIDLQRKKEMLENKQFYGPTASFAGICSPPMSGSSKSSPPVEIRSKNQRYDGRTIVSFSDGQTGVQSSFSSMKLQDTHSSPVRRLDATTAGIIKSKSGHAIGHHGHWTTVAGAGLGASCGSAGDDSTGNNRDSHGSTYYDKLDTGTSNGRLSNGKNAASAAARQKLTQHKTNMYDSTIGFLPGSGTENGTGSRKSSNSDSFDGIESEIRCPFCDWICHGDPSQLDKHYWKACPVLTKCPQCSQILEVAALTGHLVNECEAKMSYLSCERCTESVHKDLYECHLMEDFCRELTTGAARCPLCHDDVLLPLDGGWKRHLLSRAGCLGNTRRRVEPQ, from the exons ATGGCTCGCAAAGTTCCCTTCAAGGTGGTGTTTGCCACAG ACGAGGATACCGAGTATCCGGCCAGCGAACTGAACAGCCACAGCCCGACGGTGCACGGATGGCGCTCGAACGCGGACAGCACCGTTAATCCGAAGGAAATCGTCCTCCGCTTCCTCAACCCGGCCCGTATCGTTCGGATACAGGTGCTGGCCCACCAGTACTACATCC CGGAACGCATCGAACTATGGATACACTATTCCAGCAAAAGTGCTCCAAGCACTCCGTCCAGCCAGAGCTTCGAGTATATGGGGTTTGTGGCGCTTTCCGACAATGCCAGCACCAACTTCACTTCGCGCGAGCTGCAGAGTGTAGCCGTTACGCCAAGGATCGGTTCACATCTGAAGCTCCGGCTCGGACCGGCCCATCCGAATCAGTTCAACAAGGACAACCAGGTGGCACTGCTGGCCATCAACATACTGGGTGAGGAGCTGTCGGCCGAGGAGCTCGCTTCGTTGCAAGGTAATGCGGCAAGCTTGCTGACCGCGGTGCCGGCCAACATTGACATCCTGAACAGTAGCCTGGCGTCGGCCTGCGATGATCTCTCGTATTCCATGTACGTCGAGGAGAGTATCTGCGATGTGGTGCGCAAGATGGAGATCCTCAAGATTCAGGCCGTACAAG aTGAACGATTCGAGTACGCGCGGAAGCTGAAGCTTTGTATGGGAGCACTCCGCACGGCGGGTGAACGTTTGGGACGGTATGCGCTGGCCAAGCGGCAGGCAGTGCAGGCCGAGGACTTTACCACCGCCCGGTTGCGCAAGGAGCAGATCGAGATGTATCGGAAGGCCGTGTTTGAGCAGCTGCgcgttgagctgctgctgcagagtgACAAGAGCATCACGAGTAATGATTCCTGTTCGGAGCTGTACGCTTCTAAACCGACGTTGCCTTCACCGCCCAGCTTGCAGGATGTGGCCAGTGCGCTCTCCAGCGAAGTTAACCTTCCGCACGCCCACCACCTACACACTCAAGCCAACCTGCAGCTGGAGAGCTCCTCGAAACCACACGCGACCACAGCGAACGATGCAACCGACTCCAACTCCGCCAGCAACtcaacggcgacgaccacggcaTCGGCTTCCAGTGCGAGCGGCAGCAGTACGGTgaaaccggaaggaaggaactcTCAGGCGAGCTTGGGGCGTCCGGAGGATGGAGTACAGAATTCGCCTCTCCTAAGCCACAAAGGCCGCTCGCCGATGCGTTCGCCAACAAACACCGGCTCCTTGCGGAGACGTAACCGAAGCACACCACGGAACAGCTACGAGGATTACGATGAGCGTGCGATTCCGACCCTGGG GACACACACGAATGACTTTCTACGCGAGTGCCAGGGTGCGGCCATGATCGAGCAGGACGGTGGCAAGATCCGCTGCAAGCtgaacgatcgcgaacggCGCCAGGCAGCGCTACCGATACTGATCTTCGGCATGGAGCTCGTGGAGCTGATCTACTCACGACAGTTTACCGATCGCGAGGAGGGGCTGATACGGCTACGGGGCATTCTGAAGCAAGAGATTGAACCGGAACCTCAGCTGCAGGCGGCGCAGGCGGGCCCGAATAAGATATGCCGCGGTGCGACCCTGCTACTGCATCGCGGTGTACGCGATGCCGTGTTTTCGACCTTCAGCCAGGCCACGGAAACGGTGCGAAGTCTCTTCATGGAGTTTGTTCCAAATCG CGTTATCGGAAGTGAGGTGGCTCGATCGGTGGATCGATTACTGCCGGAGCTGCTCTCGAAGAGTGGTGATCCGTCGGCCCGCGTCCATACACTCGCGCAACATACGATCCTGAGCATTGCGGCCTGTCCGGAGGTACGGGAACAGCATCTGATTGCTCCGGCACTGTCGCGTCCGGTTGGTAATGGGACACATCCGCGGTTGGCCCTCAGCCGTATGCAGATGCTCGAGCAGCTTGTCCTCAGCCAGGGCATCTCGAACGACAAACAGAGCGGGCTCGCCTGTCGCATTCTCTCTGAAGCCGGTTGCTCCGGTATACACCATCCGGCGGAATCGGTACGTAAGGTGGCGGAAcgggtgttgctgctggtgtacaaGGTGAATCCACGGTTGGTGCGCAAACAGCTTCCACCGGATGATGATATAACGAGGCGGAACCTTCTCTACCGGCAGCTGTTTTCTGAGTTTGATAAAATTGATCTGCAG CGCAAAAaggaaatgttggaaaacaaacaattctaTGGACCGAccgcttcgttcgctggcaTCTGCTCGCCGCCAATGTCGGGCAGCTCAAAGAGCTCACCACCGGTGGAGATCCGGAGCAAGAACCAGCGCTACGATGGGCGTACGATTGTCAGTTTCTCCGACGGCCAGACCGGTGTGCAGTCTAGTTTCAGTTCCATGAAATTGCAGGACACTCACTCGAGCCCGGTCCGCCGGTTGGACGCGACGACGGCCGGTATCATCAAGAGCAAAAGTGGACACGCTATCGGACACCATGGTCACTGGACGACGGTGGCTGGCGCTGGACTCGGGGCAAGCTGCGgcagtgctggtgatgattcCACCGGTAACAACCGCGACAGCCATGGGTCCACGTACTACGATAAACTGGATACGGGTACGAGCAACGGAAGGCTGAGTAATGGAAAGAACGccgccagtgctgctgctcgtcagaAGTTGACCCAGCATAAGACCAACATGTACGATAGCACGATTGGCTTTCTGCCGGGCTCGGGCACCGAAAATGGTACAGGATCGCGCAAAAGCTCCAACTCGGATTCATTCGATGgcattgaaagtgaaat CCGATGCCCGTTTTGTGATTGGATTTGTCACGGCGATCCGTCGCAGCTCGATAAGCACTACTGGAAGGCGTGCCCGGTGCTAACCAAGTGTCCACAGTGTAGCCAGATACTGGAAGTGGCCGCCCTCACCGGACATCTCGTTA atGAGTGTGAAGCCAAGATGAGCTACTTGTCGTGTGAAAGGTGCACGGAATCCGTTCACAAGGACCTTTACGAGTGCCATCTGATGGAGGATTTTTGCCGGG AACTCACAACAGGAGCTGCGCGATGTCCGCTATGCCatgatgatgtgctgctgccactggatggtggatggaagCGACATTTGCTGAGCCGTGCCGGTTGTCTTGGCAATACCAGGCGCCGAGTGGAGCCACAGTGA